Genomic window (Culex pipiens pallens isolate TS chromosome 3, TS_CPP_V2, whole genome shotgun sequence):
tttttttttttaaataaatctctTATTTATTGTCTCTTTTGCTTCGTTGAACTTTTGCCTAACTGCTTTATGACTTTCATGGAAAATATAATAATTAATAAAGCAATCAAAACCGTAGATAGAACAATAAACAGAAACACGTCGATTAAATATTTCTGCATCCACCCCATTTGCATAACGCTGGACTGCAGCACGGACACATCTGGATTCCGTAGCACCCAGTTGACCCACCAAACGGCACGCTGCAGTGGAGTTTCCGGTTGATCTTGGACCAACTGCGAGAGCCGCTTCATTTTTGCATTATAGCTGGGATTGCCCGTTAGCTCTCGGATGGTTTCGATCAGCTCTTGGGCGTTACATCGTTGGATTGACTGCCTTTGGGCGACGCCGATCGACGAGCAGTAGTTAATGTTTCGGAATTGATCGGCGAAGAGTGGAAATCCGAGTATGGGCACTCCATTCCAGATTGCTTCCTGAGTACTGAGCAGACCACTGTGAGTCATGAAGAGTTTGATGTTGGGGTGTCCCAGGAGGTCGTTCTGGGGCATCCAAGCTCGAATGAAGACGTTTTCGGGAACCGCCATCGGAAGTTTGGACTCGTCGGATTCGAATTTCCACAGGAATTGAAACTGCGGGAAGGCTTTCATTGCGGTCATGACGCATCGGATGCGATCCGGACCGAGGAGGTCGCTTCGGGCGTTGCTGCCCAGTGAGAAAAGGATGAAtccattttttgcttttgaaaCTATCCGGTTTAGGTCGTCGGGAAGTGGCTTTGGTGGTCGGATTTGCATTCCGCCAACCGGAATCACATTGGGCATCATTGGTTCTTTGTACTGGATAAGTGGGTTGTTGTTGATGAAGAGAAGTTTTATGTTGCTTTGAAGCTCGCGAGCACTCGGAGCATTTGGGAAGACCGAACGAATAATGGCATCCGTTTCAGGGTAGAGATAGGTGTCTTTCCGCAGCTCTTCGTAGCTGTCGTAGAAAAAGTTTTGTACTCGCTCCAAGAATGACATCTTCAAGGGAACGTCGAACGAATGGTTCGGAATCGATGCCGAGTATGCGTACGATCCTATGAGAGGAGCTGACGTGGCTAGCGCATTGTACGGAGCTACCGGAATGTACGGTGGACTGCCGAAGCGGTATATCAGCAGTGATGCCAGACACGGACCAATCATGTAATCGCTCATGAACAGATCAAACTTAAAGTCCTTCGGATAGTCCATCAGATGCTTGAAACCAACCGATCTGATGGATGCCTTACACATTATGATGGTGAACTCATCCAGGAACGACAGCATCTTCAGTGGTCCTTCATCGGCCATTTCGAAAAATTGCAAGTTATCACGCTGACTAGTATTGTACATTTCACTATACAGAGTCTCCAGATGAACGTAGGTTAAATTTACTGGAGGTTTCTTCTCAATATCTGGGCTAACTACGGTTACATTGTGCCCATCGGCGGCAAGAGCCGTTGCCAGTGGACGGATCCTGTagaattataaaaatgaaaaaaaagtaagacTAATAACCGATAAAAACTTACCATATTGAATGACTTGGCGATGGAACTCCGGACAGAATTAGTATGTTTTTACCAAAAGAAAACTCAAAGGCACAAACAAGAAATACTGCGATTCTGTACATTTTCTTTCAACTAACCGGAAATCAGCACAGAAGTGATCACAGTCAAAATTTCGCACACTTACTTATAGCAGCGACCAGGAGATGCCTTATCTTTATAAGCGGCCACTTGAAGGCATTTACGAGTTGGTCGTCTGTCTGGCACGTGAAAGATAGTTGGGAGTGAGCGAAATCTGCCCATCTAATCATGACTGGACTGTTTACATCTAACGCCGTGCTGTAATTAAGTCGCGAATTCATTGGTGCAATGCTATAAaggttttttaatgtttatttaagATTATAGGGATGAGTGaagtttttgaatgaatattgGCATAATAGTTGTGATTATTTTCACATTCATGTGATTAGAACTCAGCGTAACATAAACTCGCTAGCATGTGCCGGgcaaaaaaaagctattttttattttggctaAATTATTTAATACTAGGGTCAgccttttaatatttaaaatctagATTCTAGATAAAGATAAATAATTATGTGAATTTCTCACAAGGTTCTATGTCGTTTTAATCCAAACTAACTTTATTCAATCCTTACGCCAAAGTAAATAATTTTATACCAtgacactaccttccctttcgGAGCGTTCTTATATTACGTAACgaaaaatttgggattttttggcCGGAGAATATTAGCGCATGAAAACCGCAAagcaaaacgtaaacaaatacAAATTGCACTGCGACGTTATCTTTTTACGGCGAATAGTTGGAGGGCAGGATTCcattttttctcgaaattattaatatttgttttcattaaaataaagctGACAGAATCAGGTTTTCAAACACATGGTGTTGAACATCATGCTTTACGGCCTTGAGGACATTTAGGTTGGTGTTCACTCCTCGACATCCAGTGGTTTGTGATGACTTAGAAATTGGAAGTTGATTGCTTCAAATGAATAAAAAGACaagaacatatttttcaaacatttatacGAATTTTATTTGCAGTTTTCCTTGGAATTATCATGTTCATTTCCATGTACAGTGAagacttgtttttttatttgttttgttttttcggtTACTTTTTTCTTGTCACACCATTTACACATTTATAGTTCAATATAAGATTccgttttttattgttttgctttAATTTAACATTTGTTTTACTCTGATGTTTACTGCGCTTGTTAGCCCCGTTTGAGCTCACGAGACTCAAACCAGTCGCGCGAGACCATTCAGTGGGATTGAAAAATAGACATTCAGTTACACGTTTCAActggttttgtttgttttggttttgttttgtttttactttAATACCAGCCACTGAAGAGTTATGTGTGTTATCAGTAGAATAAATTTGCTGCTTGCTTTTCACTCGATACACTTGATATTTCGGTTGCACGATAAAACTGAACCTCGTTAGACGTTATATTTACAAATAGTTTGCATTTTTTCGACAACCGGTGTGAAACGCTGacgtttagatttttatttgtttattttttgtttctttgatATCGAAAACACATCCATACAGTGATTGCTCTGACTTTTTGCGCGgtttaattatttgtttattttttctgtggttTAAAGTTTACTACACCTAGAGTTTTTGagtatttgcaaatttttgtaaataactATGTACAAATAAGAGTAGAGTCCATTTCTTTTTGCTCGCAAAGAAGTGGGTaatgttgattttgttgttgtaatttttgtttgtaaaacatAGTTTTTGCTCAATAGTTGTAGACAATTCGAGTAAAAACTGTTGCGAGAACGAAATTTTAACAAGTGTCGTTAACTATCACAGTCTTTGTATGTACGaatatttgcttttttgtttagtttaaattagttaaaatatagatAAACAATAGTAATACttagataaataaaataaataatgactTAGAGGAGAGTAGTTTCGAAGTTTCATACTTTGGTTGTTTTgcactgttttttttacaatgaaaatcaatgactagttttcttttttggtttgttaaTACTTGCCAATTTGTTTGTTCATATCACAAATCATTAAACAAAAGAGATTCACaattaaaaagattttcttGTTGGTTTTCGTTCTATGTACAGACAATAAAGTACTCACTTACACAATAATTGAATAACTACGATGACTCGGCCTATTTCAGAAGACTATTACCTCTTTAACCATTTCCTAGTAGTGAAATGTGTGTGTTTAAGAGTTTGGTTTGCTGCTCTTTACATCAAAAATATTGCTAGTATACACTGACTTGGAATATCTCGCTTGTTCTGTTCAGCTGGGTTTGTTTTGTTGTATAATCTTACTATTTAAAATATGTATCATTTCTCCTCTTTACTTCTTCTTCCTTTATgggatgaaaattttaaaagttgagaCATTTGCTTAGATGATCTAAAATACATTTATCTAGGTTGCGTCGGTAGAACTGTTGCTGTtcgctgctgctgttgcatTCAAGAATTGGTGGTGGTTGTGGGGGTGGTTCGATTGGCTGCAGAACCGACTGCTGGACCAGCTGAAACtcctgctgatgctgctgctgctggaacgACGGGAGCTATTATTCGTACGGGGTCAACTTCTTGTAGATGTCAAAGTTCGAGTCAACCTGCGAGTGgtgatgatggtggtggtggtgcgagCCCGAGGTGACGGAAGCGGCTGCCGCGGCCGCTGCCACCGCAGTCGAGGACGTCGTCGGTGATGGTCATGCGTAGTGCGGGTACGAGCCAAGGTGAGGGGCGACGTGCGACGGTGTCACGTGCGACATCGAGTGCGACGGGTAGAGGTTCGTGGCCGGGCTGCCCCAGTTGCCCCAGGAGGCGGCCGACGGGAAGATGGAGGCTGCAATAAGAAAATagaataaacaatatttttactggTGTAATTTTGctcataaatttaatgaaaaaagaaaactccagaatttccaaaataatgcaaacaatttttttcacccAAGCCTTTAACAcgtagctggattactactttttttgctgtgtagcatCTGGgacaaatatgagcactctaggtcaacgggaagaaGAGCAAATCGGGACAAAGtgtgaaggttcaaaaacgtcaaaaatgtgtaaaaggCTGTTATTTAGGCAAAATGCACCTtaaaaagggcttaaaaaatgcaacatacgaatggttgaatctaaagggagttattggcttttagtgaaaatagcacaattttcaaactcaaataaaaaaaatgttccatccagatatcaactcgattcgacATGGAGCTTGTAggagacatctgggactaccatctgaggctGATGAAGCTTTGGTAAGGCAATTTAACGCTTgaaatagacactttttctttaagtgaatattttggttgtaaatttttgccatTAGGCCCCATTTTCTGGGGGTAATTTTATCATGGTCGTGTTCATGagtcaatttcacaatagaaacgcgcataacaatgtttatttttatccgtttgaactcTCACAACtttaaagattgaagatctgacaaccctttcaaaagttataagcactttagtgatatttatacactttttaagaccggatctcagatattttgatgaaaatgttgtccggatctatcatgcatcATTGGATTGGTaatcagaagacctttccattgagcctaaaagattgaagatctgaaaaccctatcagaagttatgagcaagtgtttttttctacacttttcagaggccggatctcagatatttagagaaattgaagatctggcaaccctatcaaaagttgatTAACGAAGTAAATTAGACAGAACATTGTTAGATTTGAGATTAATTTACTATAATTATACAGttcttgttcggtaactgggctgctttttagctgggcgctcgataactgggccgcaACCCAgttaaaagcagacaaacgtcaaaaaatcaaaacaaaccgtaATGACCGAGGGGTACAttaatgcaaaaatcatgttcaataaattaaaaaaaagttttttcagacttttattaatttcaagtcacaattaaaggaatataaaaagtaagcattgtaaaacaatttgagtaacttttatgtttatataacatcagaaaaatataaTGCATCGATGGTCCCCTCGTCATTTTTCTTTAAGCCCTGGGACGGGACGGCTGGATAGAGTCTTCTTATTGAGTGTTTACGTTtgtattcttcttctgttttttgcaagaaaattcgtgttcgaaaacaaatatcaagcaatctgtgattcagatagcttgacaattcaaattttcttgatgatgtttttcaactcaGTGCTCAAGCATGTGGATGACTTGTTGTTTAGTTTCtcctcgcagattttttttttttgaatttggctgTTAAAATTTGCGGTTGGACGTGGGTGGAGAATCCTGAGTTTATATTCCATCGTTTTACGGTGGATCCGTTCATAAGGAGCTGCCGGATACAAATTACTTGAAATGGATGACAAATCAAAGATGAGTCAAAAAATGTTcacttcttcaatttttaatgtgttttttatatgaaagatttttcattttcatttggatgtgaaaaatgcaataaatgcgttttcttacatcaatctaaaaaaaatcctaaaaagccTGCAAGCGAGCCTGCAAGTCATTAAATGGgaggggagatttttttttgatctgctcctgtcgttgtcccgttacgcaaagaaagtaaataaatctttcccagttccccaAAGAGGAGCACGTCGAATTTAACGGCAATTTTTACTCAACTTTAAAGAAAGTTAACATTCCTTAGGTCGCACGCCCTAAGGTGTCAGAATCGAAAGAAATGGcttgcaaaaattcaaatttgtaccaattcattcacttcaaagagcataaaagtttgtttttcaatttgtggcaATGTGTTGAAAGtgcgaaaaaaatcaaataggctaaactgtggccattatttttgtttgctttttaaatccagttctacaatgttgtttcttcacgccacattttaatttcatgggaagcacaggtttaatattgttcaatctagatgacatttctatgtaacgcgcaaaaaaataacaagagttTTAAATGGGCAAAAGAATAGTCGGTTcatgaaatgtattgttttttaaaatgaaaatgctgataagtcaacattcggtgtacgatagaaataaatgcctttcaattgaaaatattttaatcaatctattaatgcaatttacaattatttgtgaaattgatttaaattcgttttatttttttttcaactcaaattacaatacttctcattttctcctcataagaaaggactggtttaggttgacagaagcggccatgttgaaagtggtttagtttgacaataggtttttttctctttgtttatcccatcccagtttaagcccagttagcgagcagcattcggtgactgggctacatTCTCAGAacaagtacagtcatcccacatattcggaacacccacaaatttggaacacttttgtggtaatttgtcaatagtatgcaaaatacaacttttctgtcgaccctgctatttttagggcctttatttggacattctcttgctatttcactagtaaaagtagtactttttgaacgaaaaacctcatttcaagactattttatccagatcAGCCAAACTCTGCCTCCAAGTTGCCTGTTCCATGagtgtgggatgttattgtgcctcccacaattgtggaacacctgaatttaactgatattttcacaaaaaaagttatcagaccatttataaaacattactaagcatgagttttattggtttcagagtgcgaagtcattattttgtaaaaaatatgtactcctggagagaaaaaaaagtttgtttacatcgtaagaaaaaagtgttccaaatttgtggatttcaaagatcaaagtttttcttcaaaaaattgatattaaaggtaaaaatgtatagccggtctatacatcaatcgaaataTCGCAAGAAAAgttttcacatgaaggtaaaagaaTATCATTATGTTCATTTatcgattttctttgatttgttgaacattgacCGATCTGTAatctgttccgaatatgtgggatgactgtactgtaCTTCAACTCCCCACGTAAACagtatgattcgaaaaaaaagttttccgatcgggctcaaaatttttctgggggttttcGCAAGGaggcgacatctatatctcactacaggtagctcgcccgtagccaacacaagctgtcaacttcggcaccagaacaaaagggaaatgtcaacttcggctccagcacaaaagaacagctgttcgttacagaaccaaaacaaagcaactgcgcactgtaaaaaatgtacaaaaactgcaggcataaaatggaaataaagtaattattgtttttatgtaaaattttaccgcaatgtacgtttaaaagttagtgtatgtttgtgaggtgagttttatcaatttatttgcaaataaacttctaaagttgggattattaagcacacatcggaccgatgacctcatttaaagttgtacttttatcacatgaaacgtttaactcaactactgtgtaatttgacttttactacagtatttcttataacaaaaaatgaattattaaaaaaataaatatttttgttttcactgtgcgcagtttgcgcgcgttatcaatctcaatcacccaagatggcggtctTTAGCATCCCCCTGGGTTTTTGAccgaaataataagacccgtatttttttttgtttgaccagtATGGTGACCTACGCCTTGTTAgggttttaagttttcattcaaccttttcaaatattattctagatatttgaaaattctaaataattgtCTTTAAAAGCTTATTTAATACCCTTtcgtttgcgtccaagacatctgcaatcggttgaaatggtgcagagttatgattgtttgaaaaatgtggtttttgtgaaaatcgacgaaaattggcattttttggaccaccctaacacggcgtatgtctccctgatggccaaaaaaaaaaatacgggtctaattatttcggccaaagaacctccaaaaaaaaaattcagcctgATAGCCTgctcggagaactttttttcgaaccatgctgttttcgtgaggaattgctgtataagtaTCAGGAAGGCTCcatccacctaaaggtggattaagtatttttttgtaatattataAGGCTGctacaaatttcatttaaagtttttgtgaacccccccccccccccccttcaaagttggcccgaaaaatcagggggcaaaaaaaatctcaaaaaacttcataattttaacGGAAATTTAAGCGCAATCAgcttaattcaatttaaaatacattcccctgcgtaaagaatcatttttttgcatatttgggttgatttaaaaattatttgattttttttaattttcgtcagatctattttttttaaactaattattgcaaaataacggaactagtgtaaaatgcattttaaaacactttttgcatacaaatgttgagactacggcttgtta
Coding sequences:
- the LOC120421901 gene encoding UDP-glucosyltransferase 2-like; translated protein: MYRIAVFLVCAFEFSFGKNILILSGVPSPSHSIWIRPLATALAADGHNVTVVSPDIEKKPPVNLTYVHLETLYSEMYNTSQRDNLQFFEMADEGPLKMLSFLDEFTIIMCKASIRSVGFKHLMDYPKDFKFDLFMSDYMIGPCLASLLIYRFGSPPYIPVAPYNALATSAPLIGSYAYSASIPNHSFDVPLKMSFLERVQNFFYDSYEELRKDTYLYPETDAIIRSVFPNAPSARELQSNIKLLFINNNPLIQYKEPMMPNVIPVGGMQIRPPKPLPDDLNRIVSKAKNGFILFSLGSNARSDLLGPDRIRCVMTAMKAFPQFQFLWKFESDESKLPMAVPENVFIRAWMPQNDLLGHPNIKLFMTHSGLLSTQEAIWNGVPILGFPLFADQFRNINYCSSIGVAQRQSIQRCNAQELIETIRELTGNPSYNAKMKRLSQLVQDQPETPLQRAVWWVNWVLRNPDVSVLQSSVMQMGWMQKYLIDVFLFIVLSTVLIALLIIIFSMKVIKQLGKSSTKQKRQ